The following nucleotide sequence is from Cyanobacteria bacterium GSL.Bin1.
GGGAGTTGCTGGCGTTTCTTCTTACGCCATTGGTCATGTCAGTAATACTTATTTGGCAAATGGAGCTTCTTGGGGATTAGATGGACCCAAGGCAGTAGTCAAAAATATTCTGGATTCGCTGGATGAAGAGTCAATCTTAAACCGCATTAAGGGAGAATTACAATCTAAATTATTCGTGAAAGAGTAGAGTAGACTGTGTTTTTAACTGCTGCCTTCAACTGATAACAGAAAAATATATCACTTCTGAGCTGGGTGAAGTACGGTGTTATTGGTTTAGGGAATGGGGAACAGAACAGAAGTAATTTTCTTCACTAGCAGTATTCGAGATGCGATCAATAAACTTAGGAAGTAATTAATATCACGACCAGCTGATCCACCGATGATCGATACCCGAGTCAGTTGCAACTTGCTGTAACTCAGCATCACCAATGTTAGCCCCTGTCAAGAGGGCACCATTGAATTCAGCATCAGTTAACGTCGCACCACTTAAGTCAGCATCAGTTAAATCGGCACCGCGCAAATCGGCACCGCTCAAGTTCGCTCTCCCGAGTTTTGCCCCGACCAAACTTGCTCCAATCAAGTTTACTTGACTCAAATTGGCACTGCGCAAATCAGCATGATCAAGGTCAGCATTCGTGAGATTAGCACGACTGAGGTTACTGCTAGACAGCGTTGCTTCGCTCAAGTCAGCATTGCTCAAATCAGCTGCGCTGAGATCAATTTGTTCGAGATAGGTACCCTTGAAATTTGCTCCATGTAAATAAACACCGCAGAACGTTTTCTCTCCTTTTGCCTTTCGGTAGAGTAGTTGATTGGCATTCATGTTTCATACCTCTCAATTCAGTTTTTTTAAAATCGCTCAAATGAAGATTCTTATTACTTAAAACTTTAGACAAAAAAGCAAGGGATTGTTACGTTATCTACCTATTTCTTTACAAAATTTTGTGGCTCTCTAAAAAACTTAAAAGAAAGGCTTTATATTGATTGGTAGCGAGCAGTAATTTTTATGCATTTTGGCATAAATAAGAAAATGAATAATCTCAAAAGATTATCTCAATTTGCCTCAAATCTCATTGCTTGTGGTCCACTCTATGCAATTGCAAACTACAGAATTCATGCACCCTTTCCTCTAGAAGCCTCAGAAAATTGGAAGTTTTGGACTGAGCCAAAATCATCTTGGCTTGAGTCTTTGCTGAAAGCTTATCCGCCAGAGTCACGCCGAAAAGCGTATCTCGATTCTATGCTTAAGCAAAATCATGCAATTGGCATTGCAGCCCATTACGATATATCCAACGAATTCTATGCTCTATTTCTTGATACTAAGTACAAATTCTATACTTGTGCTGAATTTCTTAGTGATACAGAAACGTTGGAAGAAGCGCAGACAAACAAAGCTCAATATCTTCTCTCTCTCTTAAACTTAAGCGGTCATGAGAAGATTTTGGATCTGGGATGTGGTTGGGGGGCAATGCTAAAATTTCTCGAAGATTCTGGGCATCAAGGTGAGCTAGCAGGATTTACTTTATCACAAGAGCAACTGCGCTATAATCGCGAAAAATTAGGGTTTAATGTCTCTCTTACCAACTTCATTACCAAGCCATTTGAGAATGCACCTTATGATCGTATCCTCTCGATCGGAGCTTTAGAACACGTTAGACCTCAGGAATTAAAAGCGGTGTATCAAAAAATATATGATGCCCTGACGCCAGAAGGTCTAGCTGTGCATCAATTCTTCTCCTTTGAGCGCGAACCTTATCCTGCTTCAGCAGTTTTACTGCAACTCTTTTTCCCTGGTTCCCTTCTTGCTCTCCATCGTCAGCATATTGAGGTAGCAGAACAGGTTGGCTTTAAAATTACTCATGACTCAATTCATGACTACAAACCAACCATTAAAGCATGGTATGACAGATTAGTGGAAAATCAAGAGAAATCATTAGCATTAGTGGGTCTGCAAATTCATAATCGCTACATGACTTTCTTTCCCATTGCTTGGTTATTTTTCCAACATCAAGAAGCACAGCTACATCGAATGGTCATGGAAAAGCCTTCTCGTTAGACGACAAATCGGTACTGTCCTAATTTATAGTAGTTGAAGGAGAAACGATCACTTCACTCGTCCCTCAATACAAATTTGATAGTCCAGTCAATCAAATTCAGTCTCTTCTCAGGATAATCCTTTAACTTAGGAGTGGTAACGGCTGAACTTTTTGATCGGTGATGACCCTACTTCATGCTTGGCAAAAGAAAATTCATGGTGCATTCAAGACTTGGAATCCGCAATCGCTACGGTTTCGTCTCACAATTGGTATTGCTACCGTATCAGCAGTGGGTTTGGGGGGGGTTGCAATTTGGCTTGGATGGAGTATGAAGCAAATTCTCATCGCTGCTCACAAAGAGAATATTGTCTATTTAGCCGAGCGCATACCGCAAGATATTGAGATTTATCAGGACATGTATCCCCCGCAGGAAGCCATGCAAAAGGCAGTGCAAAATTTGAGTCGGGATAATGTCTTTCTCTGGATTGAAAATGAACAAGGACAGTTGATTGCGCGTACGGGTGGTTTAGAAGCGCCGCAACCCTTACCTGTATCCCCCTCATTTTCCATGTTTCCTTTTTCTGGGGTTGCTGTTTCAGAAGTTGAAGATCGCTATTGGATCCTTTGCGCCAGCGCTTTAACTGTCAATAATCAAGCTGCGGGTAAATTGTATATCGCTCAAGATATCAGCCCCGACCAAATTATGTTTTTGCAAATGATTAGAAATTTGGGCATTGCAACAGTTGTCGCCATCGGAGGGATGAGTCTCGCGGGAGGGATCTATATTGCGCGATCGCTGGTTCCTCTCCATCGCATTTGTCAACTCACAGAAAGTATCTCAGCGGATCAACTGGGAGAAGCAAAAATTCAACTGAATCGTGCTCCCACGGAAGTGAAACAATTAGCTGAGCGTTTTGATGAAATGTTGATGCGTTTACATACAGCCTGGGAACAGCAACGTCAATTTGTGAGTGATGTTTCTCATGAGTTACGCACCCCCTTAACGATTGTGTCGGGTTACTTACAAAGTGTACAACGGCGAGGAGATAATTTAAGTCCACCGCAACGGGACGCCTTAGCCATGGCAACCTCAGAAGCGGATCGCACCATTCAACTCTTACAAGATTTATTGACTTTAGCCCGTATTGATAATGGTCAGATGCAGTTTCAAATGGAGAGAGTATCCTTAAACGTATTTGTACAAGAAGTAATCAGCCTCACTGAGCAATACCACGATCGCGCTGTCGTTTACGAAGGAACGACTGACCCAGTTTTTGTTAATGTCGATGTTAATCGTCTCAAGCAAGTGCTACTGAACCTCATCGACAACGCTGTGAAATATTCCGAACCCGAACAACCCGTGCTCCTTAACTTAGAAACAAAAGAGAATATTGCCCTCTTAGCAGTAAGCGATTATGGGATGGGGATTCCGTTTGCTCAACAAAGTCGCATTTTTGAACGGTTTTATCGAGTCGATGATGCCCGTTCCCGCTCGACAGGTGGCACTGGGTTGGGTTTATCCATTGTCAAGACCTTAGTTGAGGGGATGGATGGCAAAATTACGGTGACTTCCCAGTTAGGAGTCGGAACAACAGTGACGGTTTCGTTTCCTTTAGTACAGGGGAGTGATTAGTTTGTTTCAGTGTCACTAATTTTTTCCCTTCCTGTCATCAAATCGTAACTAACGTTTTTCACATCAATTTGTGCCGATTCTCTTTCTTACCTAGCTGCGATCCTGATTGAGCAATTTCTTGCTAGAACTAAAGTAACCTCCTCATTCTTGATTAATCCTTATGAAGACCGT
It contains:
- a CDS encoding methyltransferase domain-containing protein, with the protein product MNNLKRLSQFASNLIACGPLYAIANYRIHAPFPLEASENWKFWTEPKSSWLESLLKAYPPESRRKAYLDSMLKQNHAIGIAAHYDISNEFYALFLDTKYKFYTCAEFLSDTETLEEAQTNKAQYLLSLLNLSGHEKILDLGCGWGAMLKFLEDSGHQGELAGFTLSQEQLRYNREKLGFNVSLTNFITKPFENAPYDRILSIGALEHVRPQELKAVYQKIYDALTPEGLAVHQFFSFEREPYPASAVLLQLFFPGSLLALHRQHIEVAEQVGFKITHDSIHDYKPTIKAWYDRLVENQEKSLALVGLQIHNRYMTFFPIAWLFFQHQEAQLHRMVMEKPSR
- a CDS encoding two-component sensor histidine kinase, with amino-acid sequence MTLLHAWQKKIHGAFKTWNPQSLRFRLTIGIATVSAVGLGGVAIWLGWSMKQILIAAHKENIVYLAERIPQDIEIYQDMYPPQEAMQKAVQNLSRDNVFLWIENEQGQLIARTGGLEAPQPLPVSPSFSMFPFSGVAVSEVEDRYWILCASALTVNNQAAGKLYIAQDISPDQIMFLQMIRNLGIATVVAIGGMSLAGGIYIARSLVPLHRICQLTESISADQLGEAKIQLNRAPTEVKQLAERFDEMLMRLHTAWEQQRQFVSDVSHELRTPLTIVSGYLQSVQRRGDNLSPPQRDALAMATSEADRTIQLLQDLLTLARIDNGQMQFQMERVSLNVFVQEVISLTEQYHDRAVVYEGTTDPVFVNVDVNRLKQVLLNLIDNAVKYSEPEQPVLLNLETKENIALLAVSDYGMGIPFAQQSRIFERFYRVDDARSRSTGGTGLGLSIVKTLVEGMDGKITVTSQLGVGTTVTVSFPLVQGSD
- a CDS encoding pentapeptide repeat-containing protein; the encoded protein is MNANQLLYRKAKGEKTFCGVYLHGANFKGTYLEQIDLSAADLSNADLSEATLSSSNLSRANLTNADLDHADLRSANLSQVNLIGASLVGAKLGRANLSGADLRGADLTDADLSGATLTDAEFNGALLTGANIGDAELQQVATDSGIDHRWISWS